One genomic region from Carcharodon carcharias isolate sCarCar2 chromosome 12, sCarCar2.pri, whole genome shotgun sequence encodes:
- the LOC121284888 gene encoding gamma-crystallin S-1-like isoform X1 produces MAGRIIFYEDRNFQGRHYECSSDCTDLSPYFSRCNSIRVESDWWVAYEKPNYMGYQYVLSRGEYPDYQRWMGFNDCIRSCRCYPHYRGGSYKMRIYERPDFGGQMMEFMDDCPTVYDRFRYRDIHSCQVTDGYWIFYEHPSFRGRQYFLRPGEYRRYSDWGGYNSTVGSFRRMRDF; encoded by the exons ATGGCAGGGCGT ATCATCTTTTACGAGGACAGGAACTTCCAGGGTCGGCACTATGAGTGCAGTAGTGACTGTACTGACCTGTCCCCTTACTTCAGCCGCTGTAACTCCATCCGTGTTGAGAGTGACTGGTGGGTGGCGTATGAGAAACCCAATTATATGGGATACCAGTATGTCCTGAGCAGGGGAGAATATCCTGACTACCAGCGCTGGATGGGATTCAATGACTGCATCAGGTCATGTCGCTGCTACCCACAC TACCGGGGAGGCTCCTACAAAATGAGGATTTACGAGAGACCTGACTTTGGAGGACAGATGATGGAATTCATGGATGACTGTCCAACTGTCTACGATCGTTTCCGTTACCGTGACATCCACTCCTGCCAAGTGACGGACGGTTACTGGATCTTCTATGAACATCCCAGCTTCAGAGGCCGACAGTACTTCCTGAGACCTGGTGAATACAGGAGATACAGTGACTGGGGTGGTTATAACTCAACTGTTGGATCTTTCAGGCGCATGAGGGATTTCTAA
- the LOC121284888 gene encoding gamma-crystallin S-1-like isoform X2: MGKIIFYEDRNFQGRHYECSSDCTDLSPYFSRCNSIRVESDWWVAYEKPNYMGYQYVLSRGEYPDYQRWMGFNDCIRSCRCYPHYRGGSYKMRIYERPDFGGQMMEFMDDCPTVYDRFRYRDIHSCQVTDGYWIFYEHPSFRGRQYFLRPGEYRRYSDWGGYNSTVGSFRRMRDF; this comes from the exons ATGGGCAAG ATCATCTTTTACGAGGACAGGAACTTCCAGGGTCGGCACTATGAGTGCAGTAGTGACTGTACTGACCTGTCCCCTTACTTCAGCCGCTGTAACTCCATCCGTGTTGAGAGTGACTGGTGGGTGGCGTATGAGAAACCCAATTATATGGGATACCAGTATGTCCTGAGCAGGGGAGAATATCCTGACTACCAGCGCTGGATGGGATTCAATGACTGCATCAGGTCATGTCGCTGCTACCCACAC TACCGGGGAGGCTCCTACAAAATGAGGATTTACGAGAGACCTGACTTTGGAGGACAGATGATGGAATTCATGGATGACTGTCCAACTGTCTACGATCGTTTCCGTTACCGTGACATCCACTCCTGCCAAGTGACGGACGGTTACTGGATCTTCTATGAACATCCCAGCTTCAGAGGCCGACAGTACTTCCTGAGACCTGGTGAATACAGGAGATACAGTGACTGGGGTGGTTATAACTCAACTGTTGGATCTTTCAGGCGCATGAGGGATTTCTAA